One Punica granatum isolate Tunisia-2019 chromosome 3, ASM765513v2, whole genome shotgun sequence genomic window carries:
- the LOC116199242 gene encoding probable 2-oxoglutarate-dependent dioxygenase AOP1, with product MGSSPTISTRVPIVDFTKEDVKPGTDAWLSAAKQLCIALEEFGCFVALYDKLPQELDDAIFRASDELFDLPVEVKSKNINDKPYHGYVGQIPIIPLHEGLGIDYVTNREEVRKFTELMWSDGNDRFCETVHSYSTIVAELDHMVVRMIFENYGVEKHYDFHLASTSYLLRFLKYRAPSTTNQGDNAIPRHTDKTFLSILHQNNVNGLEVKTKEGEWIGFNLTPSSFVVMAGDASMGWSNDRIRSCDHRVSMKGTITNTRYTLGLFSFLSGIVKVPDELVDEDHPLKYKPFNNVELIHFYASAEGKKHEYTVKAYCGIEA from the exons ATGGGTTCATCACCAACAATATCTACCAGGGTTCCAATCGTAGACTTCACCAAGGAAGATGTGAAGCCGGGCACAGATGCATGGCTTTCAGCGGCCAAACAACTGTGCATCGCCCTTGAAGAGTTCGGTTGCTTTGTCGCTTTGTATGACAAATTGCCGCAGGAGCTCGATGATGCAATCTTTAGGGCATCCGATGAGCTCTTTGATCTCCCCGTAGAGGTTAAGAGCAAGAACATCAATGACAAGCCCTACCATGGATATGTAGGGCAAATCCCCATCATCCCTCTGCATGAAGGTCTTGGCATCGACTATGTTACGAATAGAGAAGAGGTTAGGAAGTTCACTGAGCTGATGTGGTCTGATGGGAATGACCGTTTCTG TGAAACTGTACATTCATACTCGACGATTGTGGCGGAGCTGGACCACATGGTGGTGCGGATGATATTCGAGAACTATGGCGTGGAGAAGCACTACGACTTTCATCTTGCATCGACAAGCTACCTCCTCCGTTTCCTAAAATACAGAGCTCCAAGCACCACGAATCAGGGTGACAATGCAATCCCTCGCCACACAGACAAGACCTTCCTCTCCATCCTCCACCAAAATAATGTCAACGGCCTAGAAGTTAAAACGAAGGAGGGCGAGTGGATCGGTTTCAACCTCACACCCTCATCATTCGTGGTCATGGCGGGCGACGCTAGCATG GGATGGAGCAACGATCGGATACGTTCATGCGACCATAGAGTGAGCATGAAAGGAACAATTACTAACACGAGGTACACGCTTGGGTTATTCTCGTTCCTCAGTGGCATTGTCAAAGTTCCGGACGAGCTTGTTGATGAAGATCACCCTCTGAAGTATAAACCATTTAACAATGTTGAACTGATCCATTTCTATGCGTCGGCAGAAGGCAAAAAGCATGAGTACACCGTTAAAGCTTACTGCGGAATTGAAGCTTAA